GCCTGGGTGCCGTTGCCGTGGTGGACGTCGAAATCGACCACCGCGACCCGCTTGATGCCGTGCCGCTTGCGGGCGTGCTCGGCGCCGACAGCGACGTTGTTGAACACGCAGAAGCCCATGGCGCGGGCCGGTTCCGCATGGTGGCCGCATGGCCTGACCGCGCAGAAGGCGTTGTCGGCGGCCTTCTCCCCCACCACGGCGTCCACCGCCGCGCAGACGGCTCCCGCCGCGCGCAGGATGGCCGAGCGGGACGTGGCGGACAGGACGGTGTCGGGGTCCAGGTGGACCCGGCCCTGGCTGGGCACGGCCGCCAGCACCGCGTCCACGTAGGCGCGCTCGTGGACATGGGCCAGCTGCTCGACGGTCGCCTCGGGCGCCTCTCGCTGGTCGAGCTGGCGGAAGTCTCCGGAGCCCAGCACGTCCCAGACGGTGTCGATCCGGGCCGGGCATTCGGGATGCCCCATGCCGGTGTCGTGCAGGCGAAAATCGGGATGGGTGAAGATCAGGGTGGTCATCGCTGCACCGGGCCGGGGGTCTGCGGGAAAAGGGTCACGATCGCGGAAAGGCGGCCGGGAGGCGGAACGGTCGGTTCCGCCTCCCGGACCATGTCAATGCGCCAGTTCCTGCGGGGCGAGTTCGGGGGCGGGAGCCTTGTCTTCCCGCTCCAGCTCGCCCAGGCGGATGCCGATGAAGTCGCGCACGCCGACCAGCCCGACCAGGGTGAAGCCGTCGAGCACCGGGACGTGCCGTATATGGTTGTCCTGCATCAGCTTCAGCACATGGTGCAGGCCGTCCGTCGGCGCGCAGGTGATCAGGTTGCGGCTCATCAGGTCCGACACCTTCATCTGCATGACCTTGCCGCCGTGCTCCAGCATGGCGCGGACGATGTCCCGTTCCGAGAACATGCCGACGACGGTGTTTCCCTCGGTCCGGCAGACATCCTTGACGACCAGCGCGCCGATGTTTTCCGCCTTCATCAGCTTGGCGGCGGTTTCCACCGTCTCTCCGGTTCGGACGGTCACGATGCGATGGTTCTTCGAGCGGAGAACGTCTTCTACCCTCATGACATTTCCTCCAGTTTCGCGACGGAGCGGGGCCCTTGCGCCGGGCCTCGCCGTGCCGGGCCTTACTGTGCCGCCACCGCCGGCTGTTCCGCCGGTTCCGGCCGGGTGGTCCTGGTGTAGCAACCCGCGATCTCGCCGCGCTGCTTGACCAGCGCCAGCACGACATCGATGGTCGGCGTAGGCACCCCGACCATCCGTCCCATCTCCTGGACGACGGTCAGCAGCGGATCGATCTCCATCGGGCGGTCGCGCTCGAGGTCCTGGAGCATGGATGTCTTGTGCGCGCCGACGGCGCCCGCGCCGTTGATCCGCCGCTCCACGTCGACCCGGAAATGCACGCCCAGCCGGTCGCCGATCTCCTTCGCCTCGAGCATCATCGCACGGGCGACGGCGCGAGTCTCGGGATCGGACGTGATGACGTCCAGCGTCGCGTGGGTAAGCGCGCTGATCGGGTTGAAGCACAGGTTGCCCCACAGCTTCAGCCAGATCTCGTCGCGGATCTTGTCCAGGACCGGAGCCCGCAGCCCGCCGGCGGTCAGCGCCTCGGAGAGCTTCACGATGCGGTCGGAGGAGCTGCCGTCCGGCTCGCCCAGGCTGAACTTGTCGCCGTAGACATGCTTGATGACGCCCGGCTCGACCACTTCGGTCGCGGGATACACGACGCAGCCGATCGCCCGCTCCGGCCCGAATTCCTTCCACTGCAGGCCGCCGGGATCGACGCTTTCGACCACCCGGCCCTCGTAGTCGCCGCCGTGCTTGTGGAAGTACCAGTAGGGGATGCCGTTGACTGCGGTCACGATCGCCGTGTCCGGCCCCAGCAGCGGCTTGATCGAGGGGATCGCGCCGGTGACGGAATGGGCCTTCAGCGCGATGATCACGTAATCCTGGGGACCCAGTGCTGCCGGATCGTCGCTGCAGGTGGGGTGGACGGTGTCCTCGCCCTCGTCCGTGATCAGCTTGACGCCGTTCTGCTTCATGGCCGCGAGGTGCGCGCCGCGCGCGACCAGGCTGACGTCGGCGCCGCCCTGGTGCAGGCGCACGCCCATGTAACCGCCGATGGCGCCCGAACCGAAAATGCAAATCTTCATGAGCGTCTCTCCCCGTTGTTTTGTTGGCCCTTGAGGTTACCGGCCCGTTTTTCCGTGGCCCTCGATCTTTTTCTGATGATCTTTGTTGCGCGGATGGAGTCAGCCCCGCGTCGTTCCCTGGATCTTGGTATACATTATACTGTGTGTCAACAACATTCCGGTTGCCGACCGCGCCATGCCGGGGACCCGGAACTATCGGACGCCCAAGGCGCCCCTGGGTCAATGCGCCCATTGTGGGAGCGTTGCGGTAAGGCGTATGAAACGGTAGAAGGGGAGCCCTGATAAGTATAATGTATTAGTAATGCGGTCGGCCAAATCCAGCCTGCGTGCGGGGCGAGCGTTCCAGGGACGCCGGGTGGCTTGGCCAAACCAGAAAATCAGAGGGTGACAGTCAATGACTGGTCCGACGTTGAACGTCCAGCCGCTGGATACCAGCACCAGTTTTCGCACTCAGGTCTATCATGCCTTGAAGCAGGCGATCACGGAGATGGATATCTACGACCACAAGACGGAGATCCGGCTGGACGAACGTCAGGTCAGCGAGAAGCTGGGCGTCAGCCGCACTCCGATCCGCGAGGCCATGACCCTGCTGGAGCAGGAAGGCTTCGTCCGTTCCCAGCCGCGCCGCGGCATCTTCGTGATCCGCAAGACCAAGCGCGAGATCCTGGAGATGGTCACGGTCTGGGCGGCGCTGGAAAGCATGGCGGCCCGCATCGCCGCCGAGAAGGCATCCGACGCGGAGATCCGGTCGCTGCGCGAGCTGTTCAGCGACTTCGAGGGCAAGAAGCCGACCGAGCACGTCAACGAATACAGCGACGCCAACATCGCCTTCCACAAGGCGATCATCCGCATGAGCGGCTGCCAGCTGATCCAGGAGATCACGGACAACCTGTTCATCCACATGCGGGCGATCCGCAAGCTGACGATCGGCCAGGACAACCGGGCGGAGCGCTCCATCGTCGACCACAAGAACATCATCGACGCCCTGGAACGCCGCGACCCCGCCGCCGCCGAACAGCTCGTCCGCGACCATACGCTCGGCCTGGCGAAGCACATCGAGCAGCACGGCAACTTCCTGGATTGAGGCAGGGGCGTCTATTCCTCTTGCCGGTGCCCCGGACCGGCAGGGATATCCAGCCGGGTTGAACGGCCCGGTCCGATAAATCGACGCGCCTTCAGGGCAGGCGCCCTGAGGGAGAGGACTGGGCGAGGTCCCTGCGGAAGGCGACGAAGCTTTTCGGACACTTCCGGGCTACGGTGTCCATGTCACTTCTGCCGGCGACCTCGACTCTCGTTTCCCGACAGTCTTCCACACCCGCGCTTCGGCAAATCCGCGTGAACAGCCTGTGGGGATGGTTGCTGGCCGGATCATGCCGGTGGCCCGACAGTTCCTCCGGTCGGGGCGGCAGATCGCGGGGATCATCAAGTCCGGTCTGCATCCAAGCCTCGGCATCGGAAAGCAGCCAGCTTTCGGACGAGCATTTCGGAAGGCAGGCGACGGCCGCGGGGCCATCGGCTATCCGGTCGAAGCCATTCCTTATCCAGCCGTAATGCCTGTCCCATTCGCGGTCGTCGGCGCTGTCCGCGTCGGCCATGAAGATCACCATGTCGAAGCCGTCGATCTCAGCTTTCAAACGGGCTGCCAGAGCTTTCGCGCCATGTCCTTCCGGCAGCGGCATATGGCTCCGCCGCTGACCGCCCGTCAGGACGATCTGCCTGGATTGAATCGCAACGATCTCCCAGGGCTCGCCTGGCCGGGCGAGCTTCCGGATATAGACCTGCAGCCATCCCGGATGATCGACATGCCTGGCGGTCCGTTCGCACCAGACATTTCGAAGACCCACGTCATGGGGGCCCTCGCCGACGACCAGTACCCTCATGTCCCCAAGCCCATGAACGCCATGACCTCGGCCGCTCCGGTGGGAGGGTTGCTTCCGCGGGGTCCATTGTGGCTCGCCTCGACTACCATTTCGTTGATGCGGTTCATGTCCGTGATCGTCCAGACCTCCCCTGCCCCGAGATAACGAAGGCCGTTGACCAGGGGCTCCAGACTGGAGAAGGGTGCGGCCACCGCGGCCCCGTCCGGCCGCCGCGCGAGGAACCCGATCTGCCCGGGTTCGAACTGGTTGACGAGCGATGGCGAGTGGGATGTCAGGACCAGTTGCACGTTGGATTCTCGAGCGATCATGCTGATGAAGTCAGGCAGGATATGGGGCTCGATGCCGTTCTCAACCTCGTCCAGCAGCACCATGCTCGCCGAAGGGCCGAATTCGGGAATGGCGGCCAGCCCCAGCAGTCGCATGAAGCCGTCGCTCATATGGGCAACGCCCATCCAGCCGAAATCCTCGAACGACTCCGCGATGCGCATGTCGATCCATCCGGCGCGCCTTCGCGTCGTCTCCAGACCCTGAAGGCGAAAATACGGCGTCAATCTTTCCACCAGCCTGGCCTTGCGGGCGGATGGAAGGGAGGCGAGAAAGCCCGCCAGCCGTTCGCCCCGAGGTCCGATATCGGACGGGTTTCCCCGCGCTCCTCTCCTCATCGCATCGGGATTCAGAAGTTCCAGCGAGAAAATGCCGGAGCCCCATGATCGAAGCCTCCTGACCGCTTCTCCGACCTCGCCGGCCAGTGCTTCGTCCAGAACAATGGACAGCACGGAACCGTCCGGTGCGATCGCCAAAGTCTTTTCGGCCCCGACGAATAGGCCTTTCTGTGAGAATTCGATCACGGCTTCCGGAGCGGCCCTTCCAGGCGGAAGCAACCACAATTTTTCAAAGACGGTTTTTTCCGACAAGAGATTGTAGTTGAAGTGCCAGAACACTTTCAGCCCGTCATCACCCTCCAGGAACAGGCGATAGCTGATGGTGCCCTGGCCGAGGCCCGTCTTGACCCGCGAGCGGAGATCGGCCGGTTTCCAGCCTCGATCCGCGAAGAAGGCTTCCGGTTGACCCTTGGTGAAATAGGGTATGAAGGCCAGCGCCTGGAGCACCGTGGTCTTGCCGGCCCCGTTGGCGCCGATCAGGATCAGCAGGTCATCGGGGAAATCCAGGTCGAGTTCCGCCAACGACTTGAAGCCACGGATCCTTATGCGGCGGAGGGTCAGCCTTTGCACTTGGACAATCCCCCATGACCTTCCATGATCGGTTCCGCTTTCCCCGTCGAGGTATAGCTTATCCCTGAGCGTGCGCCCGCCTGTCAACGTCCTGGCTGGCGGTCAGGCTGAAGACCGATTCCACAAGTCGGTAAGATTGTTCCACGGCGATACAGCCCCTACGGGCATGAATCGACCTTGCAATCGATGAGGTTTCCTTCCGCGGAGGGCGCTTGGAATGCGGCTTTCCGCCAAATCCCCGGCGGCTTGGCCGCCGGGGTCGGAGCGCTACGGCCTCACGGCTTGGCGGCCGCGTGGCTTTGTCCGTGTCCGTGGCCGTGGGCGGTGCCGCCCTGGCCGTCCGGGAGGACGATGCTGATGTTCTGCATCATGCCCTGGTCCTCGTGGTCCAGGATATGGCAGTGCAGGACGAACTCGCCGATGTAGCGGCGGTACCGGGTGCGGATGAAGATCTTGTATTCACCCGCCGGCGGGTTGGTCAGGCCCGACGTGATCAGGCTCTTGACCCAGAGCGTGTCCTTCCAGACACCCTTCAGGCCGGGATACTGCGGGTCGGCCACGCTCTGGCCGGAATCGTCGACCGCGCCGGGTACGCTGACGTCCTTGCCGTTCGGGTCCAGGATCTTGACGATCTGGAACGGGTTGACGTGGATGTGGAACGGGTGGCTGACGAAATAGGAGCGAAGCTCCCATTCCTGCACGCCGCCCAGCGGCAGCTTGCGGTCGATCCGGGTCGGATCGTAGGGCGAGGCGCCCTCGGGCACCAGGTTGCCGTTGGCGTCCGGGACCACGTCGAAGTCCTGGCCGACCTCGAAGGTCGTCGGGTCGTTCGGGTAGGTGTTGATGAAGAACACCAGCTTCTGGCCGCCCTGGACCTCCGAGTCCTCGATCGTCGGATGGGGCACGAACCGGGTCAGCTTCAGCCCGTCCTTCAGGCCGGCGATCACCTCGTCCCGCACCTTGCCGGCATAGACCTTCTGCGCGGCGGCGACCAGCTGCTCGGTCAGCGCCTTGGTCACGTCGGTCACCGGGGCCTTGTCCTTCGGCCGGTCCGAGACCTCGACGAAGCCCAGGATCTCGCGGCCCGACGCGGCCTCGCTGACGTTGCCGGCGGCGGAGGTCGCGACCTCGCTGATGCAGTAGCGGCCCGGTTCGGGGAAGACCACCAGCAGGTCGTTGCGGTAGCCCGGCTGGAGGGTGGTCGCGGTCACCGTCTGCGCCTGGGCCATGGTCAGGCCGTCGGACGCGACGATCTGGTAGGGCACCGGGGCGCCGCCGCAGCTCTCCTCGACGAACCTGTCGCTGTCGGACGCCTTCAGGCGAAGCGAAGCCACCGGGCCGACATCGCGCGACACCTTGCGGAACTGGACCGTGATGGTCTCGCGCACGCCGGCATGGACCAGCCGCCAGCGCTCCGCCTGCCCGGCCATCGGCCCGCGGAACTCGGGCAGGACCACGCCGTTGATGCTGGTCCAGCGGCCGGACGCCGCCCAGGTGCCCGGCCCGAACTGATCGTAACTTTCTATGACGCCGACTTCGCCGGGCAGGCAGGTCCAGTCGACGTTGCCGTCGGCATCGACCTTGATCTTCCCGTCGGCGCCCGTGCAGGCGTACTGGATCTGCTGGAAGACCAGGAGCTGCTCGGGCATGGCGCCGCCGTCGGGCTTGACCAGCAGGGTGTCCAGGTCGCCGTTGACCGTTTCGGTCGGCTTGCGGTCGCCGCGCACGATCAGCGCGCCGGCCATGCCGCTGGAAACCTGCAGCGCGGTCGAGCCGTGCAGGTGCGGATGGTACCAGAAGGTGCCCGAGGGATGGTCGGGCGGGATATTGTATTCGTACTGGAAATCGACGCCGGGAAGCAGCTTGACCAGCACGTTGTCGCTGTTGCCGGTCGGGCTGACCCACAGGCCGTGCGAGTGCAGGTTGGTGCCGTTGAAGCAGTGCGGCGTGTTGGTCGGAATCGTCGCGTCGAAGCAGTCGGGGTCCGCCGGCAGCCGGTTCTTCAGGTTGACCCGCACCGTGTCGCCCGGCGCCGCCTCGATGGTCGGCGCGATGAAGGGCCGGTCGGGGCTGGTGTCGGTGCCGACATATGTGCGCAGATGCACCG
This is a stretch of genomic DNA from Skermanella sp. TT6. It encodes these proteins:
- a CDS encoding CBS domain-containing protein; the encoded protein is MRVEDVLRSKNHRIVTVRTGETVETAAKLMKAENIGALVVKDVCRTEGNTVVGMFSERDIVRAMLEHGGKVMQMKVSDLMSRNLITCAPTDGLHHVLKLMQDNHIRHVPVLDGFTLVGLVGVRDFIGIRLGELEREDKAPAPELAPQELAH
- a CDS encoding 2-dehydropantoate 2-reductase → MKICIFGSGAIGGYMGVRLHQGGADVSLVARGAHLAAMKQNGVKLITDEGEDTVHPTCSDDPAALGPQDYVIIALKAHSVTGAIPSIKPLLGPDTAIVTAVNGIPYWYFHKHGGDYEGRVVESVDPGGLQWKEFGPERAIGCVVYPATEVVEPGVIKHVYGDKFSLGEPDGSSSDRIVKLSEALTAGGLRAPVLDKIRDEIWLKLWGNLCFNPISALTHATLDVITSDPETRAVARAMMLEAKEIGDRLGVHFRVDVERRINGAGAVGAHKTSMLQDLERDRPMEIDPLLTVVQEMGRMVGVPTPTIDVVLALVKQRGEIAGCYTRTTRPEPAEQPAVAAQ
- a CDS encoding multicopper oxidase family protein yields the protein MQLLSKRTPAAALVAALAVLLGMAPAAAAEAVPPKRVFANPPVLGEAAAPPIASLLKLPAPGPRRGSERLYDLTIKYVDSTLYNPATGLGQPVHLRTYVGTDTSPDRPFIAPTIEAAPGDTVRVNLKNRLPADPDCFDATIPTNTPHCFNGTNLHSHGLWVSPTGNSDNVLVKLLPGVDFQYEYNIPPDHPSGTFWYHPHLHGSTALQVSSGMAGALIVRGDRKPTETVNGDLDTLLVKPDGGAMPEQLLVFQQIQYACTGADGKIKVDADGNVDWTCLPGEVGVIESYDQFGPGTWAASGRWTSINGVVLPEFRGPMAGQAERWRLVHAGVRETITVQFRKVSRDVGPVASLRLKASDSDRFVEESCGGAPVPYQIVASDGLTMAQAQTVTATTLQPGYRNDLLVVFPEPGRYCISEVATSAAGNVSEAASGREILGFVEVSDRPKDKAPVTDVTKALTEQLVAAAQKVYAGKVRDEVIAGLKDGLKLTRFVPHPTIEDSEVQGGQKLVFFINTYPNDPTTFEVGQDFDVVPDANGNLVPEGASPYDPTRIDRKLPLGGVQEWELRSYFVSHPFHIHVNPFQIVKILDPNGKDVSVPGAVDDSGQSVADPQYPGLKGVWKDTLWVKSLITSGLTNPPAGEYKIFIRTRYRRYIGEFVLHCHILDHEDQGMMQNISIVLPDGQGGTAHGHGHGQSHAAAKP
- a CDS encoding GntR family transcriptional regulator, whose translation is MTGPTLNVQPLDTSTSFRTQVYHALKQAITEMDIYDHKTEIRLDERQVSEKLGVSRTPIREAMTLLEQEGFVRSQPRRGIFVIRKTKREILEMVTVWAALESMAARIAAEKASDAEIRSLRELFSDFEGKKPTEHVNEYSDANIAFHKAIIRMSGCQLIQEITDNLFIHMRAIRKLTIGQDNRAERSIVDHKNIIDALERRDPAAAEQLVRDHTLGLAKHIEQHGNFLD
- a CDS encoding AAA family ATPase gives rise to the protein MQRLTLRRIRIRGFKSLAELDLDFPDDLLILIGANGAGKTTVLQALAFIPYFTKGQPEAFFADRGWKPADLRSRVKTGLGQGTISYRLFLEGDDGLKVFWHFNYNLLSEKTVFEKLWLLPPGRAAPEAVIEFSQKGLFVGAEKTLAIAPDGSVLSIVLDEALAGEVGEAVRRLRSWGSGIFSLELLNPDAMRRGARGNPSDIGPRGERLAGFLASLPSARKARLVERLTPYFRLQGLETTRRRAGWIDMRIAESFEDFGWMGVAHMSDGFMRLLGLAAIPEFGPSASMVLLDEVENGIEPHILPDFISMIARESNVQLVLTSHSPSLVNQFEPGQIGFLARRPDGAAVAAPFSSLEPLVNGLRYLGAGEVWTITDMNRINEMVVEASHNGPRGSNPPTGAAEVMAFMGLGT
- a CDS encoding histone deacetylase family protein, with the translated sequence MTTLIFTHPDFRLHDTGMGHPECPARIDTVWDVLGSGDFRQLDQREAPEATVEQLAHVHERAYVDAVLAAVPSQGRVHLDPDTVLSATSRSAILRAAGAVCAAVDAVVGEKAADNAFCAVRPCGHHAEPARAMGFCVFNNVAVGAEHARKRHGIKRVAVVDFDVHHGNGTQAMFEDEPDLFFASTHEWPFYPGTGAREERGRHDNVVNVPLAAFTGSAEFRRGMKDFVLPAVEAFKPDLLMISAGFDAHRRDPLAHINLEAGDFAWATRELMAVARRHCEGRVVSVLEGGYSMDGLAESLAAHLRELMAA